A region from the Aquila chrysaetos chrysaetos chromosome 15, bAquChr1.4, whole genome shotgun sequence genome encodes:
- the DRC1 gene encoding dynein regulatory complex protein 1 isoform X3: protein MAAAAAAAAGWRAPAPALSDPGPGPQERIAARRRRLAARLDAKRREALGEDAELKVAQVEEEQRRSHKQIEESRQRLAKLLFDGTQMVTNIQVAADLRETQRRAEEAELKLQRVEKLENEAKSSTYKFEEITSKWALAKEMTIPQELWQLLNQQQQQCALLLEEKNKLIGELQQELKNKDEQYVWAIKKQSDDIHLLLERMEEQIRLMLKNYRHELLQIEKAFELERRELLDNNRKKWEEAIQAHNTQELEYLHARMRKVEEFEKQLNQLRVQDEEEYNSMKIQLENDVQNLERQLHQMKAVYQLNQEKLEYNLQVLRKQDEENTIIRSQQKRKLNRLHSLLNNLRTKLANQEKQFREENHSLAADCERIMGQCKEVQRRMRHFAISDAEKFTEVWLMNEEEAKGLMRKALDADRVIHTQQLGLPWEEPRYWFLNNVGPLGHYKVKRMATKLAAAVLTESSSGGQEEEGREKEKEEVGSRVTPLRNISKKTAKRILELISDESGFLIESKLLRSLQALGRHERTLMKLDSIFAALEIDSEDDLYQLVDFFLKYKAQEMAVSQGEGQVSKGGATGTGQLQGRGVLGSPGTHYPRADVEAVGCAGGGTGGILRDPHTESQPARRSGPPAAAELGAVPAAGGVHQLRGEQQAALPSHEMDGPEPVLPRGSAVGPQGQGTTFLCPKLKLCLEPGLSGRD, encoded by the exons atggcggcggcggcggcggcggcggcgggctggcgggccccggccccggccctcagcgaccccggccccggcccccagGAGCGAatcgccgcccgccgccgccgcctcgccgcccGCCTCGATGCCAAGCGCCG GGAGGCCCTTGGAGAAGATGCGGAGCTGAAGGTGGCTCAGgtggaggaagagcagagaaggagCCACAAGCAGATTGAGGAGAGCAGGCAG AGGCTGGCCAAGCTGCTTTTTGATGGCACGCAGATGGTGACAAATATCCAGGTGGCTGCTGACTTGAGAGAAACGCAAAGGagggcagaggaggcagagctgaagcTACAGAG GGTGGAGAAGCTGGAGAATGAAGCCAAGTCTAGCACATACAAGTTTGAGGAGATCACCTCCAAGTGGGCCTTGGCCAAGGAGATGACAATCCCACAGGAGCTGTGGCAGCTGCTGaaccaacagcagcagcagtgtgcgCTGCTTCTGGAGGAGAAGAACAAGCTCATTGGTGAACTGCAGCAG gagctgaaaaacaaagatgaacAATACGTGTGGGCCATTAAGAAGCAGTCGGATGATATTCACTTGCTTTTGGAGAGAATGGAAGAACAGATCAGGCTCATGCTGAAAAATTACCGTCATGAACTCCTGCAGATTGAG AAAGCTTTTGAGCTTGAACGGCGAGAGCTGCTGGACAACAACAGGAAGAAATGGGAGGAAGCCATCCAGGCCCACAACACGCAGGAG CTGGAATACCTGCACGCCCGTATGAGGAAGGTGGAAGAGTTTGAGAAACAGCTGAATCAGCTGCGGGTGCAGGATGAGGAGGAGTATAACAGCATGAAGATCCAGCTGGAGAACGATGTGCAG AACCTGGAGAGGCAGCTCCACCAGATGAAAGCTGTCTATCAGCTGAACCAGGAGAAGCTGGAGTACAACCTTCAGGTGCTTAGGAAACAGGATGAGGAGAACACCATCATCAGatcccagcagaaaaggaagctCAACCG GCTCCACAGCTTGCTCAATAACCTGAGAACAAAACTGGCTAACCAAGAGAAGCAGTTCAGAGAGGAGAACCACAGCCTGGCAGCCGACTGCGAGCGCATCATGGGGCAGTGCAAGGAGGTGCAGAGGAGGATGAG GCACTTTGCTATCAGTGACGCTGAGAAATTCACGGAGGTCTGGCTTATGAACGAGGAGGAAGCCAAAGGGCTGATGCGGAAAGCCCTCGATGCAGATCGTGTCATTCACACTCAGCAACTGGGACTGCCCTGGGAAGAGCCTCGTTACTGGTTCCTGAATAACGTTGGCCCCCTTGGGCATTACAAGGTGAAGAGGATGGCGACCAAGCTGGCTGCAGCAGTCCTGACAG agagcagctctgggggacaggaggaggaagggagagagaaggagaaggaagaagtggGCAGTAGAGTCACACCCCTGCGAAATATCTCCAAGAAGACTGCCAAGAGGATCCTGGAGCTCATCAGTGACGAGTCG GGTTTCCTCATTGAGAGCAAGCTGCTGAGGTCCCTGCAGGCGCTGGGGAGGCACGAGCGTACCCTCATGAAGCTCGACTCCATCTTTGCG GCCCTCGAGATCGACAGTGAGGATGACCTGTACCAGCTGGTGGATTTTTTCTTGAAGTACAAAGCCCAGGAGATGGCTGTCAGCCAG GGAGAAGGACAGGTCAGCAAAGGAGGTGCTACAGGTACGGGACAGCTCCAAGGACGGGGAGTACTGGGAAGCCCTGGCACACATTATCCCCGAGCCGACGTTGAAGCTGTGGGATGCGCTGGCGGTGGCACTGGAGGAATATTA CGAGATCCTCACACGGAGAGCCAGCCTGCTCGCCGAAGCggccctcctgcagcagcagaactcggagctgtgcctgctgctggaggagtaCATCAGCTCCGGG GTGAACAGCAagctgctctcccctcccacGAAATGGATGGACCTGAACCTGTCCTGCCCCGGGGAAGCGCAGTGGGTCCCCAGGGCCAGGGCACAACTTTTCTCTGCCCCAAGCTGAAGCTGTGTCTGGAGCCAGGGCTTTCTGGCAGGGACTAA
- the LOC115351378 gene encoding uncharacterized protein LOC115351378, with amino-acid sequence MTWWPNIKAKVKGTSAGKRRRSSRRKDPIGSSVPWEGVEGSTESLKARSGKPHGGEWWESGYGREAASARELPSETRDVRRRGNSSAASSSGRQPSVANMEELARSLMESLNITQICRNLLGKLNIAQDSSAPVLCGATWEEYPVCLQCRRCLTGSCPHCSQPAAEQDLPTLAVTLCAVDMLVHEEDLQLELVLGFELAISGEPVYVWEITRRLPKIAPERCCEECNAPLPRSPGDGKGSRASFPVPGSPGAPAGQMRPGRQDARQTGAKCSDTSRADLRPAGPWDSVPAVVPMWPLPPWAQPPPPGALDRLRRVGLEPLPLVGYKGLQQGVRLQRIRQSWCQVKSSVRGSLAPKGTTEGDPRLPFHLRFQVNALFHAMAMEA; translated from the exons ATGACCTGGTGGCCCAACATCAAGGCCAAGGTCAAG GGGACCTCTGCGGGGAAGAGACGtcgcagcagcaggaggaaggaccCGATAG GATCTTCTGTCCCCTGGGAAGGCGTGGAGGGCTCTACCGAGAGCCTGAAGGCAAG GTCGGGGAAGCCCCATGGAGGAGAATGGTGGGAAAGCGGCTATGGGAGGGAAGCAGCCTCTGCAAGGGAGCTCCCCTCGGAGACCAGAGACGTGCGTCGACGTGGAAAttccagtgctgccagcagctcaggAAGGCAGCCCTCCGTCGCCAACATGGAGGAGCTCGCCAGATCCCTGATGGAGTCCCTGAACATCACCCAAATCTGCCGCAACCTGCTGGGAAAGCTGAACATAGCTCAGGATAGCAGCGCTCCAGTCCTGTGCGGAGCCACGTGGGAAGAATATCCCGTCTGCCTGCAGTGCCGTCGATGCCTCACCGGCAGCTGCCCGCACTGCAGCCAGCCCGCGGCAGAACAGGACCTGCCCACGCTGGCCGTCACCCTCTGCGCTGTGGACATGCTGGTGCACGAGGAGGACCTCCAGCTGGAACTGGTGCTGGGCTTTGAGCTGGCCATCAGCGGGGAGCCGGTCTACGTGTGGGAGATAACCCGGCGGCTCCCCAAAATCGCCCCTGAGAGGTGCTGCGAGGAGTGCAACGCGCCTCTGCCCAGGAGCCCCGGGGACGGCAAGGGCTCGCGGGCATCGTTCCCCGTGCCCGGGTCCCCGGGAGCACCAGCGGGACAGATGAGGCCGGGCAGGCAGGACGCGAGGCAGACCGGGGCGAAATGCAGCGATACCAGCCGTGCCGACCTGCGGCCAGCCGGGCCGTGGGATTCTGTCCCCGCCGTGGTCCCCATGTGGCCCCTGCCCCCGTGGGCACAGCCTCCCCCTCCCGGAGCCCTGGACCGGCTGCGGAGAGTCGGGCTGGAGCCCCTGCCCTTGGTGGGCTACAAGGGCCTGCAGCAGGGGGTCAGGCTGCAGCGCATCCGGCAGTCCTGGTGCCAAGTGAAGAGCAGCGTGCGAGGGAGCTTGGCGCCCAAGGGCACCACGGAAGGGGACCCGCGGCTGCCGTTCCACCTCCGGTTTCAGGTCAACGCGCTCTTCCACGCCATGGCGATGGAGGCATGA
- the DRC1 gene encoding dynein regulatory complex protein 1 isoform X2: MAAAAAAAAGWRAPAPALSDPGPGPQERIAARRRRLAARLDAKRREALGEDAELKVAQVEEEQRRSHKQIEESRQRLAKLLFDGTQMVTNIQVAADLRETQRRAEEAELKLQRVEKLENEAKSSTYKFEEITSKWALAKEMTIPQELWQLLNQQQQQCALLLEEKNKLIGELQQELKNKDEQYVWAIKKQSDDIHLLLERMEEQIRLMLKNYRHELLQIEKAFELERRELLDNNRKKWEEAIQAHNTQELEYLHARMRKVEEFEKQLNQLRVQDEEEYNSMKIQLENDVQNLERQLHQMKAVYQLNQEKLEYNLQVLRKQDEENTIIRSQQKRKLNRHFAISDAEKFTEVWLMNEEEAKGLMRKALDADRVIHTQQLGLPWEEPRYWFLNNVGPLGHYKVKRMATKLAAAVLTESSSGGQEEEGREKEKEEVGSRVTPLRNISKKTAKRILELISDESGFLIESKLLRSLQALGRHERTLMKLDSIFAALEIDSEDDLYQLVDFFLKYKAQEMAVSQSQGSPGAEDVTDLAEDREDGGSGAQRNKLKSPRSLLVSLPSVYIHADDVLKILKAFVWGFDKLREKDRSAKEVLQVRDSSKDGEYWEALAHIIPEPTLKLWDALAVALEEYYEILTRRASLLAEAALLQQQNSELCLLLEEYISSGVNSKLLSPPTKWMDLNLSCPGEAQWVPRARAQLFSAPS, from the exons atggcggcggcggcggcggcggcggcgggctggcgggccccggccccggccctcagcgaccccggccccggcccccagGAGCGAatcgccgcccgccgccgccgcctcgccgcccGCCTCGATGCCAAGCGCCG GGAGGCCCTTGGAGAAGATGCGGAGCTGAAGGTGGCTCAGgtggaggaagagcagagaaggagCCACAAGCAGATTGAGGAGAGCAGGCAG AGGCTGGCCAAGCTGCTTTTTGATGGCACGCAGATGGTGACAAATATCCAGGTGGCTGCTGACTTGAGAGAAACGCAAAGGagggcagaggaggcagagctgaagcTACAGAG GGTGGAGAAGCTGGAGAATGAAGCCAAGTCTAGCACATACAAGTTTGAGGAGATCACCTCCAAGTGGGCCTTGGCCAAGGAGATGACAATCCCACAGGAGCTGTGGCAGCTGCTGaaccaacagcagcagcagtgtgcgCTGCTTCTGGAGGAGAAGAACAAGCTCATTGGTGAACTGCAGCAG gagctgaaaaacaaagatgaacAATACGTGTGGGCCATTAAGAAGCAGTCGGATGATATTCACTTGCTTTTGGAGAGAATGGAAGAACAGATCAGGCTCATGCTGAAAAATTACCGTCATGAACTCCTGCAGATTGAG AAAGCTTTTGAGCTTGAACGGCGAGAGCTGCTGGACAACAACAGGAAGAAATGGGAGGAAGCCATCCAGGCCCACAACACGCAGGAG CTGGAATACCTGCACGCCCGTATGAGGAAGGTGGAAGAGTTTGAGAAACAGCTGAATCAGCTGCGGGTGCAGGATGAGGAGGAGTATAACAGCATGAAGATCCAGCTGGAGAACGATGTGCAG AACCTGGAGAGGCAGCTCCACCAGATGAAAGCTGTCTATCAGCTGAACCAGGAGAAGCTGGAGTACAACCTTCAGGTGCTTAGGAAACAGGATGAGGAGAACACCATCATCAGatcccagcagaaaaggaagctCAACCG GCACTTTGCTATCAGTGACGCTGAGAAATTCACGGAGGTCTGGCTTATGAACGAGGAGGAAGCCAAAGGGCTGATGCGGAAAGCCCTCGATGCAGATCGTGTCATTCACACTCAGCAACTGGGACTGCCCTGGGAAGAGCCTCGTTACTGGTTCCTGAATAACGTTGGCCCCCTTGGGCATTACAAGGTGAAGAGGATGGCGACCAAGCTGGCTGCAGCAGTCCTGACAG agagcagctctgggggacaggaggaggaagggagagagaaggagaaggaagaagtggGCAGTAGAGTCACACCCCTGCGAAATATCTCCAAGAAGACTGCCAAGAGGATCCTGGAGCTCATCAGTGACGAGTCG GGTTTCCTCATTGAGAGCAAGCTGCTGAGGTCCCTGCAGGCGCTGGGGAGGCACGAGCGTACCCTCATGAAGCTCGACTCCATCTTTGCG GCCCTCGAGATCGACAGTGAGGATGACCTGTACCAGCTGGTGGATTTTTTCTTGAAGTACAAAGCCCAGGAGATGGCTGTCAGCCAG agccagggcagcccaGGTGCAGAAGATGTCACGGATCTAGCTGAGGACAGAGAGGACGGTGGATCCGGTGCCCAGAGGAACAAGCTCAAATCCCCTCGGAGCTTGCTGGTCTCCCTTCCATCTGTGTACATCCATGCTGATGATGTCCTAAAGATCCTGAAAGCATTTGTGTGGGGTTTTGACAAGCTGAG GGAGAAGGACAGGTCAGCAAAGGAGGTGCTACAGGTACGGGACAGCTCCAAGGACGGGGAGTACTGGGAAGCCCTGGCACACATTATCCCCGAGCCGACGTTGAAGCTGTGGGATGCGCTGGCGGTGGCACTGGAGGAATATTA CGAGATCCTCACACGGAGAGCCAGCCTGCTCGCCGAAGCggccctcctgcagcagcagaactcggagctgtgcctgctgctggaggagtaCATCAGCTCCGGG GTGAACAGCAagctgctctcccctcccacGAAATGGATGGACCTGAACCTGTCCTGCCCCGGGGAAGCGCAGTGGGTCCCCAGGGCCAGGGCACAACTTTTCTCTGCCCCAAGCTGA
- the TRIM35 gene encoding E3 ubiquitin-protein ligase TRIM35 isoform X2, translated as MLQTPDWDPHRPSRRRGHCQRCRSPSASTMEKRASPSASSSVALASSSTATFKEELLCPICYEPFREAVTLCCGHNFCKSCVSRSWEHRHHVCPVCKEASSFDDLHVNHTLNNLVEMILKEEGQRRGRVAALCPLHHEEAKLFCLDDKELACFACQSSKQHEGHKMRPVQETAVDFRAKLKNMETSLREKAKDFGAVHRSYESISKHNQVEAVRLEEQIRREFEKLHEFLRGEEKALLAQVQQETQHKHGLIEGKMKQLAEESRALLNEARQLQADLKEDDYTFLMTHKNRKRRIACTAEEPEAVPSGMVLDVAKYLGSLQYNVWKKMLDIITAVPFSFDPNSAAGWLSVSEDLTSVTNGGYKLLVENPERFTSAPCILGSCGFSTGFHTWEVDLGGITNWRVGVARPRSGIHWTFHHDARSGFWYIYRLPGKDGETCRASNTARSEAALGDLRRIRVELDCDEGELSFYDANRKTHIYTFHEKFGGTVFPYFYVGGTPVGALPEALRICPLRVRVHEDIPV; from the exons ATGTTGCAGACGCCTGACTGGGACCCTCACCGCCCGTCGCGGCGGAGGGGCCACTGCCAGCGCTGCCGCTCGCCCTCGGCAAG cacCATGGAGAAGAGAGCCAGCCCCTCAGCCAGCAGCTCGGTGGCCTTGGCCTCGTCCTCCACGGCCACCTTCAAGGAAGAACTGCTGTGCCCCATCTGCTACGAGCCTTTCCGGGAAGCCGTGACGCTTTGCTGCGGCCACAACTTCTGCAAGAGCTGCGTGAGCCGTTCTTGGGAGCACCGGCATCACGTGTGTCCCGTCTGCAAAGAGGCCTCCTCGTTCGACGACCTCCACGTCAACCACACGCTCAACAACCTGGTGGAGATGATCCTCAAGGAGGAAGGAcagcggcggggccgggtgGCCGCCCTCTGTCCCCTGCATCACGAAGAAGCCAAACTCTTCTGCCTGGACGATAAGGAGCTGGCGTGCTTCGCCTGCCAAAGCTCCAAGCAGCATGAAGGGCACAAGATGCGTCCGGTGCAGGAGACGGCGGTGGATTTCAGG GCCAAGCTGAAGAACATGGAGACCTCCTTGCGGGAAAAGGCGAAAGATTTCGGGGCCGTGCATCGCTCCTACGAGTCCATCTCCAAACACAACCAG GTGGAAGCGGTGCGGCTGGAGGAGCAGATCAGGAGGGAGTTTGAGAAGCTGCACGAGTTCCTGCGGGGCGAGGAGAAGGCGCTGCTGGCCCAGGTGCAGCAGGAGACGCAGCACAAGCATGGCCTCATCGAGGGCAAGATGAAGCAGCTGGCGGAGGAGAGCCGGGCCCTGCTCAACGAAGCCCGCCAGCTCCAGGCGGACCTCAAGGAGGATGACTACACCTTCCTCATG acCCACAAGAACCGCAAGCGCAG GATCGCCTGCACGGCCGAGGAGCCGGAGGCCGTGCCTTCGGGGATGGTCCTCGATGTCGCCAAGTACCTGGGCTCGCTGCAGTACAACGTGTGGAAGAAGATGCTGGACATCATCACCGCAG TCCCCTTCAGCTTTGACCCCAACTCCGCGGCGGGCTGGCTCTCGGTGTCCGAGGACCTCACCAGCGTCACCAACGGGGGCTACAAGCTGCTGGTGGAGAATCCCGAGCGCTTCACCTCGGCCCCCTGCATCCTGGGCTCCTGCGGTTTCTCCACCGGCTTCCACACCTGGGAGGTGGACCTGGGCGGCATCACGAACTGGCGGGTGGGGGTGGCCCGGCCGCGCAGTGGCATCCACTGGACCTTCCACCACGATGCTCGCTCCGGCTTCTGGTACATCTACCGCCTGCCCGGGAAGGATGGCGAGACGTGCCGAGCATCCAACACGGCGCGTTCGGAGGCGGCGCTGGGCGACCTGAGACGGATCCGGGTGGAGCTGGACTGCGACGAAGGGGAGCTCTCCTTCTACGACGCCAACCGCAAGACCCACATCTACACCTTCCACGAGAAATTCGGAGGCACCGTCTTCCCCTACTTCTACGTGGGGGGTACGCCGGTGGGTGCGCTGCCTGAGGCGCTTCGCATCTGTCCCCTCCGGGTCCGTGTCCACGAGGATATCCCTGTCTAG
- the DRC1 gene encoding dynein regulatory complex protein 1 isoform X1, with protein MAAAAAAAAGWRAPAPALSDPGPGPQERIAARRRRLAARLDAKRREALGEDAELKVAQVEEEQRRSHKQIEESRQRLAKLLFDGTQMVTNIQVAADLRETQRRAEEAELKLQRVEKLENEAKSSTYKFEEITSKWALAKEMTIPQELWQLLNQQQQQCALLLEEKNKLIGELQQELKNKDEQYVWAIKKQSDDIHLLLERMEEQIRLMLKNYRHELLQIEKAFELERRELLDNNRKKWEEAIQAHNTQELEYLHARMRKVEEFEKQLNQLRVQDEEEYNSMKIQLENDVQNLERQLHQMKAVYQLNQEKLEYNLQVLRKQDEENTIIRSQQKRKLNRLHSLLNNLRTKLANQEKQFREENHSLAADCERIMGQCKEVQRRMRHFAISDAEKFTEVWLMNEEEAKGLMRKALDADRVIHTQQLGLPWEEPRYWFLNNVGPLGHYKVKRMATKLAAAVLTESSSGGQEEEGREKEKEEVGSRVTPLRNISKKTAKRILELISDESGFLIESKLLRSLQALGRHERTLMKLDSIFAALEIDSEDDLYQLVDFFLKYKAQEMAVSQSQGSPGAEDVTDLAEDREDGGSGAQRNKLKSPRSLLVSLPSVYIHADDVLKILKAFVWGFDKLREKDRSAKEVLQVRDSSKDGEYWEALAHIIPEPTLKLWDALAVALEEYYEILTRRASLLAEAALLQQQNSELCLLLEEYISSGVNSKLLSPPTKWMDLNLSCPGEAQWVPRARAQLFSAPS; from the exons atggcggcggcggcggcggcggcggcgggctggcgggccccggccccggccctcagcgaccccggccccggcccccagGAGCGAatcgccgcccgccgccgccgcctcgccgcccGCCTCGATGCCAAGCGCCG GGAGGCCCTTGGAGAAGATGCGGAGCTGAAGGTGGCTCAGgtggaggaagagcagagaaggagCCACAAGCAGATTGAGGAGAGCAGGCAG AGGCTGGCCAAGCTGCTTTTTGATGGCACGCAGATGGTGACAAATATCCAGGTGGCTGCTGACTTGAGAGAAACGCAAAGGagggcagaggaggcagagctgaagcTACAGAG GGTGGAGAAGCTGGAGAATGAAGCCAAGTCTAGCACATACAAGTTTGAGGAGATCACCTCCAAGTGGGCCTTGGCCAAGGAGATGACAATCCCACAGGAGCTGTGGCAGCTGCTGaaccaacagcagcagcagtgtgcgCTGCTTCTGGAGGAGAAGAACAAGCTCATTGGTGAACTGCAGCAG gagctgaaaaacaaagatgaacAATACGTGTGGGCCATTAAGAAGCAGTCGGATGATATTCACTTGCTTTTGGAGAGAATGGAAGAACAGATCAGGCTCATGCTGAAAAATTACCGTCATGAACTCCTGCAGATTGAG AAAGCTTTTGAGCTTGAACGGCGAGAGCTGCTGGACAACAACAGGAAGAAATGGGAGGAAGCCATCCAGGCCCACAACACGCAGGAG CTGGAATACCTGCACGCCCGTATGAGGAAGGTGGAAGAGTTTGAGAAACAGCTGAATCAGCTGCGGGTGCAGGATGAGGAGGAGTATAACAGCATGAAGATCCAGCTGGAGAACGATGTGCAG AACCTGGAGAGGCAGCTCCACCAGATGAAAGCTGTCTATCAGCTGAACCAGGAGAAGCTGGAGTACAACCTTCAGGTGCTTAGGAAACAGGATGAGGAGAACACCATCATCAGatcccagcagaaaaggaagctCAACCG GCTCCACAGCTTGCTCAATAACCTGAGAACAAAACTGGCTAACCAAGAGAAGCAGTTCAGAGAGGAGAACCACAGCCTGGCAGCCGACTGCGAGCGCATCATGGGGCAGTGCAAGGAGGTGCAGAGGAGGATGAG GCACTTTGCTATCAGTGACGCTGAGAAATTCACGGAGGTCTGGCTTATGAACGAGGAGGAAGCCAAAGGGCTGATGCGGAAAGCCCTCGATGCAGATCGTGTCATTCACACTCAGCAACTGGGACTGCCCTGGGAAGAGCCTCGTTACTGGTTCCTGAATAACGTTGGCCCCCTTGGGCATTACAAGGTGAAGAGGATGGCGACCAAGCTGGCTGCAGCAGTCCTGACAG agagcagctctgggggacaggaggaggaagggagagagaaggagaaggaagaagtggGCAGTAGAGTCACACCCCTGCGAAATATCTCCAAGAAGACTGCCAAGAGGATCCTGGAGCTCATCAGTGACGAGTCG GGTTTCCTCATTGAGAGCAAGCTGCTGAGGTCCCTGCAGGCGCTGGGGAGGCACGAGCGTACCCTCATGAAGCTCGACTCCATCTTTGCG GCCCTCGAGATCGACAGTGAGGATGACCTGTACCAGCTGGTGGATTTTTTCTTGAAGTACAAAGCCCAGGAGATGGCTGTCAGCCAG agccagggcagcccaGGTGCAGAAGATGTCACGGATCTAGCTGAGGACAGAGAGGACGGTGGATCCGGTGCCCAGAGGAACAAGCTCAAATCCCCTCGGAGCTTGCTGGTCTCCCTTCCATCTGTGTACATCCATGCTGATGATGTCCTAAAGATCCTGAAAGCATTTGTGTGGGGTTTTGACAAGCTGAG GGAGAAGGACAGGTCAGCAAAGGAGGTGCTACAGGTACGGGACAGCTCCAAGGACGGGGAGTACTGGGAAGCCCTGGCACACATTATCCCCGAGCCGACGTTGAAGCTGTGGGATGCGCTGGCGGTGGCACTGGAGGAATATTA CGAGATCCTCACACGGAGAGCCAGCCTGCTCGCCGAAGCggccctcctgcagcagcagaactcggagctgtgcctgctgctggaggagtaCATCAGCTCCGGG GTGAACAGCAagctgctctcccctcccacGAAATGGATGGACCTGAACCTGTCCTGCCCCGGGGAAGCGCAGTGGGTCCCCAGGGCCAGGGCACAACTTTTCTCTGCCCCAAGCTGA
- the TRIM35 gene encoding E3 ubiquitin-protein ligase TRIM35 isoform X1, producing the protein MLQTPDWDPHRPSRRRGHCQRCRSPSASTMEKRASPSASSSVALASSSTATFKEELLCPICYEPFREAVTLCCGHNFCKSCVSRSWEHRHHVCPVCKEASSFDDLHVNHTLNNLVEMILKEEGQRRGRVAALCPLHHEEAKLFCLDDKELACFACQSSKQHEGHKMRPVQETAVDFRACEGPEGVSSPQAKLKNMETSLREKAKDFGAVHRSYESISKHNQVEAVRLEEQIRREFEKLHEFLRGEEKALLAQVQQETQHKHGLIEGKMKQLAEESRALLNEARQLQADLKEDDYTFLMTHKNRKRRIACTAEEPEAVPSGMVLDVAKYLGSLQYNVWKKMLDIITAVPFSFDPNSAAGWLSVSEDLTSVTNGGYKLLVENPERFTSAPCILGSCGFSTGFHTWEVDLGGITNWRVGVARPRSGIHWTFHHDARSGFWYIYRLPGKDGETCRASNTARSEAALGDLRRIRVELDCDEGELSFYDANRKTHIYTFHEKFGGTVFPYFYVGGTPVGALPEALRICPLRVRVHEDIPV; encoded by the exons ATGTTGCAGACGCCTGACTGGGACCCTCACCGCCCGTCGCGGCGGAGGGGCCACTGCCAGCGCTGCCGCTCGCCCTCGGCAAG cacCATGGAGAAGAGAGCCAGCCCCTCAGCCAGCAGCTCGGTGGCCTTGGCCTCGTCCTCCACGGCCACCTTCAAGGAAGAACTGCTGTGCCCCATCTGCTACGAGCCTTTCCGGGAAGCCGTGACGCTTTGCTGCGGCCACAACTTCTGCAAGAGCTGCGTGAGCCGTTCTTGGGAGCACCGGCATCACGTGTGTCCCGTCTGCAAAGAGGCCTCCTCGTTCGACGACCTCCACGTCAACCACACGCTCAACAACCTGGTGGAGATGATCCTCAAGGAGGAAGGAcagcggcggggccgggtgGCCGCCCTCTGTCCCCTGCATCACGAAGAAGCCAAACTCTTCTGCCTGGACGATAAGGAGCTGGCGTGCTTCGCCTGCCAAAGCTCCAAGCAGCATGAAGGGCACAAGATGCGTCCGGTGCAGGAGACGGCGGTGGATTTCAGG GCTTGCGAGGGTCCTGAAGGCGTCTCCTCCCCGCAGGCCAAGCTGAAGAACATGGAGACCTCCTTGCGGGAAAAGGCGAAAGATTTCGGGGCCGTGCATCGCTCCTACGAGTCCATCTCCAAACACAACCAG GTGGAAGCGGTGCGGCTGGAGGAGCAGATCAGGAGGGAGTTTGAGAAGCTGCACGAGTTCCTGCGGGGCGAGGAGAAGGCGCTGCTGGCCCAGGTGCAGCAGGAGACGCAGCACAAGCATGGCCTCATCGAGGGCAAGATGAAGCAGCTGGCGGAGGAGAGCCGGGCCCTGCTCAACGAAGCCCGCCAGCTCCAGGCGGACCTCAAGGAGGATGACTACACCTTCCTCATG acCCACAAGAACCGCAAGCGCAG GATCGCCTGCACGGCCGAGGAGCCGGAGGCCGTGCCTTCGGGGATGGTCCTCGATGTCGCCAAGTACCTGGGCTCGCTGCAGTACAACGTGTGGAAGAAGATGCTGGACATCATCACCGCAG TCCCCTTCAGCTTTGACCCCAACTCCGCGGCGGGCTGGCTCTCGGTGTCCGAGGACCTCACCAGCGTCACCAACGGGGGCTACAAGCTGCTGGTGGAGAATCCCGAGCGCTTCACCTCGGCCCCCTGCATCCTGGGCTCCTGCGGTTTCTCCACCGGCTTCCACACCTGGGAGGTGGACCTGGGCGGCATCACGAACTGGCGGGTGGGGGTGGCCCGGCCGCGCAGTGGCATCCACTGGACCTTCCACCACGATGCTCGCTCCGGCTTCTGGTACATCTACCGCCTGCCCGGGAAGGATGGCGAGACGTGCCGAGCATCCAACACGGCGCGTTCGGAGGCGGCGCTGGGCGACCTGAGACGGATCCGGGTGGAGCTGGACTGCGACGAAGGGGAGCTCTCCTTCTACGACGCCAACCGCAAGACCCACATCTACACCTTCCACGAGAAATTCGGAGGCACCGTCTTCCCCTACTTCTACGTGGGGGGTACGCCGGTGGGTGCGCTGCCTGAGGCGCTTCGCATCTGTCCCCTCCGGGTCCGTGTCCACGAGGATATCCCTGTCTAG